A genome region from Caminicella sporogenes DSM 14501 includes the following:
- the rpsD gene encoding 30S ribosomal protein S4, which yields MARYTGPSCRQCRREGIKLYLKGERCYTDKCAITRRGSAPGQHGARRAKLSNYGVQLREKQKVKRYYGVLETQFRKYYELAEKQAGITGENLLSILERRLDNVVYRLGFASSRKEARQLVRHGHFTLNGHKANIPSMLVNVGDVIQVKEKSVSSPKFKELKEKAVNTPKWLEVDMENLKGKVVAVPTREDIDLPIEEHLIVELYSR from the coding sequence ATGGCAAGATATACAGGACCATCTTGTAGACAATGTCGTAGAGAAGGAATTAAACTATATCTTAAAGGAGAAAGATGTTATACAGATAAATGTGCTATAACTAGAAGAGGAAGTGCTCCAGGACAACATGGTGCTAGAAGAGCAAAACTTTCTAACTATGGAGTTCAGTTGAGAGAAAAGCAAAAAGTTAAGAGATATTATGGAGTTTTAGAAACTCAATTTAGAAAATATTATGAATTAGCTGAAAAGCAAGCAGGAATTACTGGTGAAAATTTATTATCTATTCTTGAAAGAAGATTAGATAATGTAGTTTATAGACTTGGATTTGCTTCATCAAGAAAAGAAGCTAGACAATTAGTAAGACATGGACATTTTACTTTGAACGGACATAAAGCTAATATTCCTTCTATGTTAGTTAATGTTGGAGATGTAATACAAGTGAAGGAAAAGAGTGTTTCTTCACCAAAGTTTAAAGAATTAAAAGAAAAGGCAGTTAATACTCCTAAGTGGTTGGAAGTTGATATGGAGAATTTAAAAGGAAAAGTTGTTGCTGTGCCAACAAGAGAAGATATAGATCTTCCAATAGAAGAACACTTAATAGTAGAGTTATACTCTAGATAA
- the rpsK gene encoding 30S ribosomal protein S11 — MVAKKGRTTRRKRRERKNIERGQAHIQSTFNNTIVTITDMAGNAIAWSSAGNCGFKGSRKSTPFAAQMAAEQAAKAAMEHGLKTVEVYVKGPGAGREAAIRSLQAAGLEISLIKDVTPIPHNGCRPPKRRRV; from the coding sequence ATGGTTGCTAAGAAGGGACGTACTACACGTAGGAAAAGACGTGAGCGTAAAAATATAGAGCGTGGTCAAGCACATATTCAATCAACTTTTAATAATACTATAGTTACTATTACTGATATGGCTGGCAACGCAATAGCTTGGTCAAGTGCAGGTAACTGCGGTTTTAAAGGTTCTAGAAAATCAACTCCTTTTGCTGCACAAATGGCAGCAGAACAAGCTGCGAAAGCTGCTATGGAACATGGGTTAAAAACTGTTGAAGTATATGTAAAAGGACCAGGTGCAGGTAGAGAAGCTGCTATAAGATCTCTTCAAGCTGCTGGATTAGAAATAAGTCTAATTAAAGATGTTACTCCAATACCACACAACGGTTGTAGACCACCAAAGCGTAGAAGAGTATAA